One genomic region from Salvia hispanica cultivar TCC Black 2014 chromosome 2, UniMelb_Shisp_WGS_1.0, whole genome shotgun sequence encodes:
- the LOC125205864 gene encoding alkaline/neutral invertase A, mitochondrial-like: protein MNSGGCLGVSSMKPCSNILILGKKSSIFGSSLLERGHSCEYNLSKSQLKLYYSSIKANCSHNRKILGFRRVIDSNRRVFGGSGSNWGQSKVFLADRVKKNGSFRSVIANVASNIRNNSNSVGSRLPENSFENIYIQGGFNVKPLIIERIEESQDLFGKDEEKGKVDEVKVNDGTFGDTNRFSEAEVSEPALGIHVSEVEKEAWELLRGAIVNYCGSPVGTVAATDPADKQPLNYDQVFIRDFVPSALAFLLNGEGEIVKNFLLHTLQLQSWEKTVDCYSPGQGLMPASFKVRNVPLDGRDGEFEDLLDPDFGESAIGRVAPVDSGLWWIILLRSYGKITGDYSLQERVDVQTGIRLILNLCLTDGFDMFPTLLVTDGSCMIDRRMGIHGHPLEIQALFYSALRCSREMLTVNDTTKNLVVAINNRLSALSFHVREYYWVDLKKINEIHRYKTEEYSSEAVNKFNIYPEQIPGWLVDWIPDSGGYLCGNLQPAHMDFRFFTLGNLWSVISSLSTDKQSEGILNLIEEKWDDLVAEMPLKICYPALEHDEWRIITGGDPKNTPWSYHNGGSWPTLTWQFTLACIKMGRPELARKAVAVAEQRLPGDSWPEYYDTKQGRFTGKQARLQQTWTIAGYLTSKMLLRNPEMASMLFWNEDYEVLEKCVCGLKTGRRNCYRLAARSQ, encoded by the exons ATGAACTCTGGGGGTTGTCTTGGGGTTTCAAGTATGAAGCCTTGTAGTAATATATTGATTCTTGGAAAAAAATCGTCTATTTTTGGAAGTTCACTTCTAGAGCGTGGTCATTCCTGTGAATATAATTTGTCGAAATCACAATTGAAGCTCTATTATTCTTCAATCAAAGCTAATTGTTCTCATAATAGGAAGATATTAGGATTTAGGAGAGTCATTGACTCGAACCGGAGAGTTTTTGGTGGTTCCGGTTCAAATTGGGGTCAGTCTAAGGTTTTTTTAGCTGATCGGGTGAAGAAGAACGGTAGTTTTAGAAGTGTAATTGCAAATGTAGCATCGAATATTAGGAATAATTCGAACTCTGTTGGATCCCGTCTGCCCGAAAATAGctttgaaaatatatacattcaaGGGGGTTTCAATGTGAAGCCCCTGATAATTGAGAGGATTGAGGAGAGTCAAGATTTGTTTGggaaagatgaagaaaaggGTAAAGTCGATGAGGTCAAGGTTAATGACGGTACATTTGGAGATACCAACCGGTTTAGTGAGGCAGAGGTTTCAGAACCAGCCCTTGGGATACATGTTTCCGAGGTAGAGAAGGAGGCTTGGGAATTGCTCAGAGGAGCGATCGTGAATTACTGTGGAAGCCCTGTGGGAACCGTAGCTGCCACTGATCCGGCTGATAAGCAGCCGCTTAATTACGACCAAGTCTTTATTCGTGACTTTGTTCCCTCAGCTCTTGCGTTCTTGCTTAATGGAGAGGGGGAAATAGTAAAGAACTTCTTGCTCCACACGCTGCAATTACAG agcTGGGAGAAAACTGTGGATTGCTACAGCCCTGGGCAAGGGTTGATGCCAGCTAGTTTTAAAGTTAGAAATGTGCCTCTTGATGGGCGAGATGGAGAGTTCGAGGATTTATTAGATCCGGATTTTGGTGAATCGGCTATTGGACGTGTTGCACCTGTAGATTCTG GATTATGGTGGATCATTTTATTGAGATCCTACGGGAAAATCACTGGTGACTACTCGTTGCAAGAGAGAGTAGATGTGCAGACTGGGATCAGATTGATTCTGAATTTGTGCTTAACCGACGGTTTTGACATGTTTCCCACCCTCTTGGTCACTGATGGTTCCTGCATGATTGACCGAAGAATGGGTATTCACGGCCATCCACTCGAGATCCAA GCGTTATTCTATTCTGCTTTGCGTTGCTCCCGTGAGATGCTGACAGTCAATGATACGACCAAGAACCTCGTTGTGGCCATCAACAACAGACTCAGTGCTCTTTCATTTCATGTGAGGGAGTACTACTGGGTTGACCTTAAGAAAATCAACGAGATTCACCGTTACAAGACCGAAGAGTACTCCAGTGAGGCCGTCAACAAGTTCAACATCTATCCTGAGCAAATACCCGGCTGGCTTGTGGACTGGATCCCGGACAGTGGAGGATATTTGTGCGGCAATCTCCAGCCGGCTCATATGGATTTCAGGTTTTTCACACTCGGAAATCTCTGGTCCGTCATTTCATCGTTGAGCACCGACAAACAAAGCGAAGGTATATTGAATCTGATTGAGGAGAAATGGGATGATCTTGTGGCAGAAATGCCTCTCAAGATATGCTATCCTGCTCTTGAGCACGACGAGTGGCGCATCATCACTGGAGGCGACCCCAAGAATAC CCCATGGTCGTATCACAATGGCGGATCGTGGCCTACGCTCACGTGGCAG TTCACGTTGGCGTGCATCAAGATGGGAAGGCCGGAGTTAGCCAGGaaggcggtggcggtggctgAGCAAAGGCTTCCGGGCGATTCATGGCCGGAATATTACGACACGAAGCAGGGGAGGTTCACCGGGAAGCAAGCACGGCTGCAGCAGACGTGGACGATTGCGGGATACCTGACATCGAAGATGCTTCTGAGGAATCCGGAGATGGCTTCGATGCTGTTTTGGAACGAGGATTACGAGGTGCTTGAgaagtgtgtgtgtggccTCAAAACTGGGAGAAGAAACTGTTATCGTCTTGCTGCTAGATCTCAGTAG
- the LOC125206028 gene encoding desiccation-related protein PCC13-62-like, with the protein MAFPFPTTALITLFLFLLLLPISFGEGLPKSDVDLLEFPLNLEYLEADFFAWGALGRGIDHFEPNLTKGGPKPLGVKKAKLSPLIKDIIAQFAFQEFGHLRAIQETVPGFPRPLLNLSAASFATVINTAVGKTLQPPFDPYASDINYLLASYLIPYVGLTGYVGANPKLKSSTSKKLVAGLLGVESGQDAVIRALLYERAKSKVHPYRFTVAELTDKISNLRDKLGKNGTKDEGLIVRPAEGAEGRIAGNVLAGDKNSLAYDRTPEEILRIVYASGKETHPGGFYPKGASGNIAKSYLI; encoded by the exons ATGGCATTCCCCTTCCCAACTACTGCATTAATCaccctcttcctcttcctcctcctcctccccatCTCGTTCGGCGAAGGACTCCCAAAGTCCGACGTCGATCTACTGGAGTTCCCCCTCAATCTCGAGTACTTGGAAGCCGACTTCTTCGCATGGGGCGCCCTCGGCCGCGGCATCGACCACTTCGAGCCTAACCTCACCAAAGGCGGCCCCAAGCCCCTCGGCGTAAAGAAGGCTAAACTCAGCCCTCTCATCAAAGACATCATCGCTCAGTTCGCTTTCCAAGAATTCGGACACCTCAG GGCGATCCAGGAGACCGTCCCCGGATTCCCGAGGCCACTTCTAAACCTAAGCGCAGCATCATTCGCAACAGTGATCAACACTGCAGTCGGGAAAACTCTACAGCCCCCATTTGATCCCTATGCCTCTGACATCAACTATCTTCTTGCATCATATCTCATCCCCTACGTTGGACTCACCGGCTATGTCGGAGCAAATCCCAAACTCAAAAGCTCCACTTCCAAAAAG CTGGTGGCGGGGCTACTAGGAGTGGAGTCGGGCCAAGATGCCGTCATCAGAGCACTGCTGTACGAACGTGCAAAATCCAAAGTCCACCCCTACCGTTTCACAGTAGCAGAGCTTACCGACAAGATTTCAAACCTCCGAGACAAGCTTGGGAAGAACGGTACCAAAGATGAAGGCCTAATTGTCAGACCTGCAGAAGGAGCCGAAGGCAGAATTGCTGGCAACGTGCTGGCAGGCGACAAAAACTCTTTAGCTTATGACCGGACACCTGAAGAAATACTAAGAATCGTTTACGCAAGTGGAAAGGAGACGCACCCGGGTGGATTCTATCCCAAAGGGGCTTCTGGCAACATAGCCAAATCATACTTGATCTAG
- the LOC125206819 gene encoding cell wall / vacuolar inhibitor of fructosidase 1-like, producing MKLAISIAVAVLAAAMLIQTSDARGRRKDDQLIETTCTNTPDYALCIKVIRADPNCTTAPLQDLALITVAEIKRKTEAIIVQIEKLQKSGEEKMQPALTKCRSYYNAVMVGNIPVAEQTTWGNPKFAENAMADTKNEAVMCEKAFGKIPTPSPFTAENQYIADVAAVARGIIRNLL from the coding sequence atgaaattagcAATATCCATTGCGGTGGCGGTCCTCGCCGCCGCGATGCTGATCCAAACCTCGGACGCGCGCGGGCGGCGGAAGGACGATCAGCTGATCGAGACGACGTGCACCAACACCCCCGACTACGCCCTCTGCATCAAGGTCATCCGCGCCGACCCCAACTGCACCACCGCCCCGCTGCAGGACCTCGCCCTCATCACCGTCGCCGAGATCAAGCGCAAGACCGAGGCCATCATCGTCCAGATCGAGAAGCTCCAGAAGTCCGGGGAGGAGAAGATGCAGCCGGCGCTCACCAAGTGCCGCTCCTACTACAACGCCGTCATGGTCGGCAACATCCCCGTCGCCGAGCAGACCACCTGGGGCAACCCCAAGTTCGCCGAGAACGCCATGGCGGATACCAAGAACGAGGCCGTCATGTGCGAGAAGGCGTTTGGGAAGATCCCGACGCCGTCGCCGTTCACGGCGGAGAACCAGTACATCGCTGACGTGGCGGCGGTGGCCAGGGGCATTATTAGGAATTTACTttga
- the LOC125206027 gene encoding acidic leucine-rich nuclear phosphoprotein 32-related protein 1-like, with protein sequence MAVFEEEKVFEEEVDGEEDVDDDEEEGEEEGDDDEEEVLNSSGGGGRSAAAPIDVEDDDDEDGEGEDDEGDDDDDDDDDDDDDDEDEDDEEEVEGDEEEGDLGTEYLVRPVGRAEDEEDASDFEPQENGEEDFDEEEDDEDDEGKAEVPPKRKRSGKDDPDDSDDGGEDDERPSKR encoded by the exons ATGGCGGTTTTCGAAGAGGAGAAGGTCTTTGAGGAGGAAGTCGACGGCGAGGAAGACGTCGACGACGACGAAGAAGAGGGGGAGGAGGAGGGTGACGATGATGAGGAGGAAGTGTTGAacagcagcggcggcggcggcaggtCTGCGGCGGCGCCTATCGACGTAGaagacgatgatgatgaagacgGAGAAGGCGAAGACGACGAAGGCgatgacgacgacgacgatgatgacgatgacgacgacgatgacgaggatgaagatgatgaagaagaagtcgaaggagatgaagaagag GGTGATCTGGGCACGGAATATCTCGTGAGACCAGTTGGCCGTGCTGAGGATGAGGAAGATGCAAGTGACTTCGAGCCACAAGAGAATGGGGAGGAGGATTTTgacgaggaagaagatgacgaGGATGATGAGGGAAAAGCAGAGGTGCCACCCAAGAGAAAACGTTCAGGCAAGGATGATCCCGATGATAGCGATGATGGGGGAGAGGATGATGAGAGGCCATCCAAGCGGTAG
- the LOC125204493 gene encoding uncharacterized protein LOC125204493: MKEREIVINIENCMESMNQEGGVSPNSEVCGMPMSVDALANGENSLSPLRNAMDAGGVSPNSEGKTRKERRSTMSAKKPPRPPRDLSLDAADQKLIKEISELLMMKRARIERIKALKKAKAAKGVSSSASSAGNLIAMLFTLLFCIVIIFQGCHPWGNFTRNSSGVGDPISPMSDGATEGNVLALKETQNLSSGSVHMSYEVGSPNLLVRGSDNKAEGGRAIH; this comes from the exons ATGAAAGAAAGGGAAATTGTGATTAATATTGAGAATTGTATGGAAAGTATGAATCAAGAAGGTGGGGTTTCTCCCAATTCAGAGGTGTGTGGTATGCCTATGAGTGTTGATGCATTAGCCAATGGTGAAAACTCATTAAGCCCTTTGAGAAATGCTATGGATGCTGGTGGGGTTTCTCCGAATTCAGAGGGGAAAACGAGGAAGGAGAGGCGCTCGACGATGAGTGCCAAGAAGCCTCCTCGGCCTCCCAGAGATTTGTCGTTGGACGCTGCTGATCAGAAGCTGATCAAGGAGATATCCGAGCTTCTTATGATGAAACGTGCTAGGATCGAACGGATCAAGGCGTTGAAGAAGGCGAAGGCAGCAAAAGGGGTGTCTTCGTCAGCTTCCTCTGCTGGCAACTTGATAGCTATGCTCTTCACACTTCTGTTCTGCATTGTCATCATTTTCCAAG GGTGCCATCCTTGGGGGAATTTTACAAGGAACAGCTCAGGCGTAGGCGACCCTATTTCACCAATGTCGGATGGAGCGACAGAGGGCAACGTTCTTGCCCTTAAGgaaacacaaaatttgtctAGCGGTAGTGTGCACATGTCGTATGAAGTTGGATCCCCAAA TCTACTGGTTCGTGGCTCAGATAATAAGGCCGAAGGTGGAAGAGCCATCCATTGA